In Candidatus Saccharimonadales bacterium, the following are encoded in one genomic region:
- a CDS encoding NAD(P)/FAD-dependent oxidoreductase — protein sequence MASLMPKAQRVHDYDLIAIGSGAGGGVAAHLSARAGHKVAIVEDDTVGGECPNFGCVPTKALLQAAELYRSATEAKKFGIKVSALNFNYPAIKKWKDLAVKRTGTADGERAYSADGIAVISGHAHFISPHEISTGQRRFTAKKFLVATGTSNFIPPIEGLSESGFITYRDAIDLTKPLKSVFIIGGGAIGCEFAELFATFGTKVTIADFAPRLLTKEDAAVGELIQAVFEHQNGINVHISTEVVKIEAKAGKKTVYFRTSGKIQSVKVDEVLVATGKVPHTDLGLENAGVEYDKHGIKVNDFMQTSSPHIYAAGDVTGKMMFTHVASYQSRIAAYNMFRPKREWIKALYHAIPRVTFVAPEAAGVGATEDELKSRKINYQVGAAAVSVIGRANTADNDIGFVKVLADKQGILLGAAIVSPRAGEMIHELALAIQHGLTAQAIVDTVHAFPTWSEAVRVACAKIA from the coding sequence GTGGCATCGCTAATGCCCAAGGCCCAACGGGTGCACGACTATGATCTAATTGCCATCGGATCTGGCGCCGGCGGCGGTGTCGCCGCGCATTTATCTGCCCGCGCGGGTCATAAAGTTGCGATTGTTGAGGACGATACCGTCGGCGGTGAATGTCCGAATTTTGGCTGTGTACCAACCAAGGCATTGCTCCAAGCCGCCGAGCTCTACCGTAGTGCCACTGAGGCTAAAAAGTTTGGCATAAAAGTATCGGCTCTCAATTTTAATTATCCGGCTATAAAAAAATGGAAAGACTTAGCCGTTAAACGAACTGGCACGGCCGACGGTGAACGAGCCTACAGCGCCGATGGAATTGCTGTTATTAGTGGTCATGCTCATTTCATATCTCCGCACGAGATCAGCACTGGCCAGCGCCGCTTCACGGCCAAAAAATTCTTAGTGGCAACTGGCACCAGCAATTTTATTCCGCCAATCGAAGGTTTGTCCGAATCGGGCTTTATAACTTACCGCGATGCGATTGATCTGACCAAGCCGTTAAAAAGTGTTTTTATTATCGGCGGAGGCGCTATTGGTTGTGAATTTGCCGAGCTATTTGCCACATTCGGTACCAAAGTGACTATTGCCGATTTCGCGCCGCGTCTACTCACGAAGGAGGACGCCGCAGTGGGCGAGTTGATTCAGGCGGTATTTGAGCACCAAAACGGCATTAACGTTCACATCTCGACCGAAGTCGTAAAGATTGAGGCTAAGGCCGGCAAGAAGACTGTTTATTTTCGGACAAGTGGCAAAATCCAATCAGTAAAGGTCGATGAAGTCTTAGTCGCTACTGGTAAGGTACCCCATACCGATCTAGGCCTGGAAAATGCCGGGGTCGAATACGATAAGCACGGTATAAAGGTCAATGATTTCATGCAAACTAGCTCGCCGCATATTTACGCCGCCGGTGATGTGACCGGCAAAATGATGTTTACCCACGTAGCTTCTTACCAAAGCCGAATTGCGGCTTATAACATGTTTCGACCCAAACGTGAGTGGATCAAGGCCCTATACCACGCCATACCGCGCGTTACGTTCGTCGCGCCGGAAGCAGCTGGAGTGGGGGCAACCGAAGACGAACTCAAGTCGAGGAAAATTAATTACCAAGTCGGTGCCGCTGCTGTATCAGTCATTGGACGAGCCAACACAGCCGATAACGATATCGGCTTCGTTAAGGTTTTGGCAGACAAACAGGGGATTTTGCTCGGCGCCGCTATTGTCTCGCCCCGTGCCGGAGAGATGATACATGAGCTAGCATTAGCGATTCAGCACGGTTTAACGGCCCAAGCTATCGTTGACACCGTCCACGCTTTTCCGACCTGGTCGGAAGCTGTCCGTGTGGCCTGCGCCAAAATTGCCTGA
- a CDS encoding cation-translocating P-type ATPase, whose protein sequence is MVGKVEYYRQPVPDIANELEVDTTQGLSLAETRTRLAKFGPNRLEAAKKINPLRLFLSQFNDVLIIVLIIAAAVSFGLSFVEDEGGVTESLLIVFIVLAIAVVGFLNEYKAERTVEALMKLVGHKAKVRRGGQVEEVDSAELVPGDIVLLEEGMKVPADIRLAQVKNLMVNEASLTGESVPVSKNTFAIDKAATLGDQKGMVFSGTIIASGTAEGIVVATGQSTEIGKIAGLVSEVEEELTPMQKKLDDLGRKIGAVILAISILVFIIIFFLDKDIVDANLLQRLILAFTAAVALAVAAIPEGLAFVVRISLAFGARRMASKNALVRKLSAVEALGSTDVICSDKTGTLTRGEMTVRSIWFENMSYEAEGSGYETEGGFTFNGKPVEPKAILPLLRIGVLNNNARLKDKAILGDPTEGSLIVSAAKAGLDQAEQNAKFPRVDEIPFNSSRKIMSTIHKTARGYLVTTKGAVDVLLNKCDRIYHGGKIKKLDKAMRAEILAANSDMAKQALRVLGFAYKEQTAQPNAKSAETKLVFVGLQGMMDPPRLEVKEVMHRVHAEAGMRVIMITGDFIDTAQAVAEEIGITGDAISGTELDELTQPEFETRVEKIAVYARVNPEHKIRIIQALKKHGHQVAMTGDGVNDAPAIKAADIGIAMGITGTDASKEAADLILLDDQFLTIINAIEEGRGIFDNVRKFVNYLLSANIAEVLTILGGVVFLGHLALTAAQLLFINIVTDGLPAIALGSDPAERGIMRFKPHRFQEAIITKRVWVEMLVFGALMTVILLGHFWWIGGHQHELVRGTAVAFTAMVIYEMVRLIGIRSDYKIRWFSNPWLSVAILASFGLQLVVLYFSPLAQVFKVQPIHGIDWLIIGLGSVFLIVVMKLLTPLLNKTFTETKPQYSVEHYELA, encoded by the coding sequence ATGGTGGGAAAAGTCGAATACTATCGTCAGCCAGTGCCTGATATTGCCAATGAACTTGAGGTGGATACAACCCAAGGGCTCTCACTAGCTGAAACTCGGACTCGGCTGGCGAAATTTGGCCCCAATCGACTAGAAGCAGCCAAAAAAATAAACCCACTTAGATTGTTTTTAAGCCAGTTTAACGATGTGTTAATCATCGTTTTAATAATCGCGGCGGCGGTCTCGTTCGGTCTGAGTTTTGTCGAAGACGAGGGCGGTGTGACCGAGTCGCTGTTGATTGTATTTATAGTTTTAGCGATCGCTGTAGTCGGCTTTCTAAATGAATATAAAGCCGAGCGAACGGTCGAAGCATTGATGAAATTAGTTGGTCATAAGGCCAAGGTTCGGCGTGGCGGCCAGGTTGAAGAAGTCGATTCGGCCGAGCTCGTACCGGGCGATATCGTCTTGCTGGAAGAAGGCATGAAGGTCCCGGCTGACATCCGGTTGGCACAAGTTAAAAACCTGATGGTTAACGAAGCCAGTCTGACCGGCGAATCGGTACCAGTCAGTAAAAATACTTTCGCGATTGATAAGGCCGCTACGCTAGGCGATCAAAAAGGCATGGTATTTTCCGGTACGATTATCGCGTCGGGTACGGCCGAGGGCATTGTAGTAGCCACTGGACAATCAACCGAAATTGGCAAAATCGCCGGGTTAGTCAGCGAGGTTGAAGAAGAACTAACCCCGATGCAGAAAAAACTTGATGATCTTGGCCGCAAAATCGGCGCCGTCATATTAGCAATTAGCATACTGGTTTTTATTATTATCTTCTTTTTAGATAAGGACATAGTTGATGCAAACCTGCTGCAACGATTAATACTAGCCTTTACGGCGGCAGTGGCGCTGGCGGTGGCCGCTATTCCAGAGGGCTTGGCATTTGTAGTTAGAATCTCATTGGCTTTTGGCGCTCGTCGGATGGCGTCAAAAAACGCCCTCGTCAGGAAACTCAGCGCGGTTGAAGCGCTGGGCAGCACCGATGTTATTTGTTCGGACAAGACCGGGACACTAACGCGCGGCGAAATGACAGTTCGCTCTATCTGGTTTGAAAACATGTCTTATGAAGCCGAAGGGTCGGGCTACGAGACTGAGGGCGGGTTTACGTTTAACGGCAAACCGGTCGAGCCGAAGGCGATTTTACCACTGTTAAGAATTGGTGTTCTTAATAATAATGCGCGACTTAAGGACAAAGCCATTCTGGGTGATCCGACTGAAGGGTCGTTAATCGTATCGGCCGCCAAAGCCGGACTGGATCAAGCCGAGCAAAATGCCAAGTTTCCGCGCGTTGACGAGATACCGTTCAATAGTTCTCGGAAAATTATGAGCACTATTCATAAAACCGCTCGGGGTTATTTAGTGACTACCAAAGGCGCCGTGGACGTCTTGCTTAATAAGTGCGATCGAATTTATCACGGTGGCAAAATCAAAAAGTTAGATAAAGCCATGAGAGCCGAGATCTTAGCCGCCAACTCAGATATGGCTAAGCAGGCTTTGAGGGTCTTGGGCTTTGCTTATAAAGAACAAACGGCTCAACCAAACGCAAAATCGGCCGAGACAAAATTGGTTTTTGTCGGTTTGCAGGGCATGATGGACCCGCCCCGGCTGGAGGTCAAAGAGGTTATGCACCGGGTGCATGCCGAAGCCGGTATGAGGGTAATCATGATTACCGGTGATTTTATTGATACTGCCCAAGCCGTGGCGGAAGAAATCGGTATCACAGGAGACGCTATTTCCGGTACCGAACTAGACGAGCTGACCCAGCCGGAATTTGAAACACGGGTGGAAAAAATAGCCGTCTACGCCCGAGTTAATCCGGAGCATAAGATTCGGATTATCCAGGCGCTAAAAAAACATGGCCACCAGGTTGCAATGACCGGCGATGGCGTTAATGATGCGCCAGCGATCAAGGCGGCCGATATCGGCATAGCCATGGGGATTACCGGTACTGATGCCTCGAAAGAGGCCGCCGATTTAATATTGCTCGACGATCAGTTCTTAACAATTATCAACGCTATTGAAGAAGGCCGCGGGATCTTTGACAACGTGCGGAAGTTTGTCAATTACCTGCTCAGCGCCAATATCGCCGAAGTACTGACCATCTTAGGCGGCGTTGTCTTTTTAGGCCACTTAGCCTTAACAGCCGCGCAGCTGCTGTTTATTAACATTGTGACTGATGGACTGCCGGCAATCGCCCTGGGTTCGGACCCGGCCGAACGAGGCATTATGCGGTTTAAGCCCCACCGGTTCCAAGAAGCCATTATTACTAAGCGGGTCTGGGTGGAAATGCTGGTTTTCGGAGCGCTGATGACGGTGATTTTGTTAGGCCATTTTTGGTGGATTGGCGGGCATCAGCACGAACTTGTGCGCGGCACTGCGGTAGCTTTTACGGCTATGGTTATCTACGAAATGGTCAGGCTTATTGGCATCCGATCAGATTATAAGATCCGCTGGTTTTCCAATCCTTGGTTAAGTGTCGCAATCCTTGCCTCTTTTGGACTACAGCTAGTCGTGCTGTATTTCTCGCCGCTGGCCCAAGTCTTTAAGGTTCAGCCGATTCATGGCATTGACTGGTTGATTATCGGTTTGGGATCGGTTTTTCTGATTGTGGTTATGAAACTATTAACGCCGTTGCTCAATAAAACATTTACCGAAACAAAGCCCCAGTATTCAGTCGAGCATTATGAACTGGCCTAA
- a CDS encoding ATP cone domain-containing protein: MKHVVKRQGHTEEYDSRKLYASVYAACLSVRATTGEAELVAEKVVAHVDDWLKNKHEVTAHDIRRIAAKHFRPYNANAAYMYLNHREWHR; this comes from the coding sequence ATGAAACACGTCGTCAAAAGACAAGGCCACACTGAAGAGTACGATTCTCGCAAGCTTTATGCCAGTGTCTATGCCGCCTGTTTATCGGTTAGGGCTACGACTGGCGAAGCTGAGTTAGTAGCAGAAAAAGTCGTGGCGCATGTCGATGACTGGCTAAAAAATAAACACGAGGTCACGGCCCACGATATTCGACGAATCGCCGCTAAACATTTCCGGCCGTATAACGCCAACGCTGCCTATATGTACCTAAATCACCGGGAGTGGCATCGCTAA
- the pcm gene encoding protein-L-isoaspartate O-methyltransferase, translated as MAFWTNHYSSYPDLVDGLVRAGTLKSPHLIKAFKSIDRIQFVPPALIDQAYGNFPLDIGHGQTISQPTTVAIMLELLQPKAGQNILDVGSGSGWTTALLATVVGVDGRIVGTEIKSGLVRLGQNRLEKMKLRQATIHYTPGRLGYVKAAPYDRILVSASADSIPDELIKQLKSPGQMVVPVKNSLFKIVKDPFGRIKSEEHYGFVFVPLLN; from the coding sequence ATGGCGTTTTGGACCAATCACTACTCATCTTATCCCGACTTAGTTGATGGCTTAGTCCGTGCCGGGACACTCAAATCCCCTCACTTGATTAAGGCCTTCAAATCAATTGACAGAATCCAGTTCGTACCGCCAGCCCTAATAGATCAAGCATACGGCAATTTTCCGCTCGATATTGGACACGGTCAAACTATTTCACAGCCGACAACCGTGGCCATCATGCTGGAACTGCTTCAGCCCAAAGCCGGCCAAAATATATTGGATGTCGGCAGCGGCTCGGGTTGGACAACGGCGCTTTTAGCGACAGTCGTTGGTGTCGATGGTCGGATTGTCGGTACAGAAATTAAATCCGGTTTGGTCAGATTGGGCCAAAACCGCCTTGAAAAAATGAAACTTAGACAAGCTACCATTCACTATACTCCCGGCCGCCTCGGTTATGTCAAAGCCGCGCCGTACGACAGGATTTTGGTTTCGGCGTCGGCCGATAGTATACCTGACGAACTCATAAAGCAGTTAAAATCGCCGGGCCAAATGGTCGTGCCAGTAAAAAACAGTCTATTTAAAATTGTCAAAGATCCATTTGGGCGAATAAAGAGCGAAGAACACTACGGTTTCGTCTTTGTCCCGCTCTTAAACTAA